The following nucleotide sequence is from Penicillium digitatum chromosome 5, complete sequence.
CCCTCCGATGGCAGATTGGGTCGAAAGCTTTCTCGGTGGAATTGTCCATGTTTTAGTCCGCTTTGGTCGCTGGGAGGAAATTCTTCAGAATCTTCCGATACCAGAGGACAAGCAGTTGTATTGTTCCACAACAAGTATGATCTATTACGGCCGAGGTATCGCACTTGCGGTACTTGGTCGCGTTGATGAAGCAAAGCTCGCACAAGCCAAGTTTGAAACGGCGAGAGCCCTTGTGCCGAGAACCCGTCTTAGTAGCCTGCCGGCTCGGGAGGTCGATGTACTGAAAGTTGCATCGGCTATGCTACAAGGCGAAATCCAGTATCGAGAGAGAAAGTTCGACGCTGCTTTTCGCAGCTTGCGAGAGGCTGTTGCTCTGGAAGATCACCTCCCTTACTCGGACCCCCCGCCATGGATGCAGCCAACCCGACATGCGTTGGGTGCCTTGCTCTTGGAACAAGGCCATCTCGAGGAAGCGGAATTAGTATACCGAGAGGATCTTGGACTGAGCGACAGTCTACCCAGGCGCAAAGCAAGATTGAACAACGTTTGGGGACTTCATGGTCTCCATGAATGCTTGACCCAGACGGGGAAAATTGGAGAAGCCAAAGTTATCGGCACCCAGAAAGAACTCGCTTTGGCCTCTGCAGATGTTCCCATCGCTGCATCATGTTTCTGTCGTCTTTCTAATTCCGAGGGAACAGAAGGTCCCCAGCCCCAAAAATCAGAGTGCTGCGCCTGAACGATTAAGACAAAATTCGGAACTTGATACCTGGTAGTGTCTGGTGCAATTCTAGTCTATACGTTACCTCACGAGTCTGATCGTGGTTAATTTTAAGGAGGATATCTATTCAATCGAGACGACATCTATCAAAAGGCCTTTTCATAGCAGTCATCAAATCTCTAATGCATCAATTACCTCCGATGTACCTCTTTTTCACCTGGGCCAATTTCTTGTGAGCAATCTCTCTTGTGTGGAATACAATCTTGAGGATGTCTGACTAAAAAAGGTCCCGGTGGGCTGCAAAACACCGGGGAAAGCCCACCGGCCCCACAAAGCTCCCCCTCCTTATATATCACCTAGCAAGACTTCTATTCTTGATCCTTTCCAATCACAGACCAATCCCAACCcaatctctctctctctctctcccaTCATGTCTTCCGTCAAATCATTCCGCCAACTCCTCGGCATCTCCCCTTCCTCCGCCTCCACTAGTGATTCAACTCTGATCATCATCGACGCTCAAAACGAATACGCCACCGGCCTCCTCGCAGTTGAGAAAGTCGCCGATTCTCGCAAGGTTATTGCTAAGCTGCTTGACAAATATCGACAGGGCAACGGCAAGAACATTGTTCACGTCGTGCACGAAGTGCCTGCCAGTGCCCCGGTCTTCACTCCTGGCACTGCTCTCGCACAGGAATTCGAGGAGCTCACGCCGAAGCCAAACGAAAAAGTGATTAGGAAGAATTTCCCGAGCTCGTTTGCTCGGACCGATCTACATGATTACTTGCAGGGACTAGGAAAAGTAGGCCAGAAGATTGTACTGGTCGGCTACATGTCGCATGTTTGCGTTTCTACCACGGCACGTACTGGCAGTGAGCTTGGATATGATGTACTTGTTGTGCGTGACGCTATAGGCGATCGCAACATTCCTGGAGTGGATGCGGAAACTGTGGTCTCTGTGGTTCTCAGTGAGTTGGGCGATGGCTTTGCCACCATTGTGTCTGAAAGTGAAATCCACTAGAGATCAGTCGGTTGCATCTAAAGCTTACATAACTCAATCATCCGGTATACATTGA
It contains:
- a CDS encoding Isochorismatase-like, producing the protein MSSVKSFRQLLGISPSSASTSDSTLIIIDAQNEYATGLLAVEKVADSRKVIAKLLDKYRQGNGKNIVHVVHEVPASAPVFTPGTALAQEFEELTPKPNEKVIRKNFPSSFARTDLHDYLQGLGKVGQKIVLVGYMSHVCVSTTARTGSELGYDVLVVRDAIGDRNIPGVDAETVVSVVLSELGDGFATIVSESEIH